The Nitrospiraceae bacterium genome window below encodes:
- a CDS encoding radical SAM protein, translating to MSELVQIKASPQQTNLDTRKRKVMLLFPPEWVPTAPYLALPSLTSVLRQAGHQVVQKDVNIEMYDHFFSVDFLIWAKARQGMQLKALESAETSRELSEQEAAQKACLEHFAHVEVFDLAERAERAKGIVRGQAFYEADQLEWALNTFREVMQYISAAYFPASLVFYPMESNLGYRPGVSQEVFACLEDEQVNVYRDICNQLVLPAVAKEKPEVIGMSIGTQMQLMAGLTFCRMIKESFPHIHVVVGGNVITRLQEELPKHERFFTEVFDSAILYEGEHALLWLIEALNGDRTMNQVPNLMHRDETGVHLNPEVYTEKTQALPLPDFDGLPLDHYFVPERIIPYLATRGCYWGRCTFCDHGQGYFDQYRGMPAHHVVEQIVALRDKYNCRHFLFSDESYPPALFKKVSQMLVDQNVGIKWTTLIRFEETLQDQAIWDLAAKAGCCTLYYGMESANERVLNLMDKHARKSVIQNNLHQAAKAGIWNHVMAFYGFPGETRDEALETRQFVIDNQPVIHSVELFYFVAYRHTPMVRNPEKFGITIHKQEEYDLPLDYYYTLNEPVGISCLDAMQLCEEFYKNDFHPWAVRVNAREHVFLYISKYGTNKLPQIYAATKVGASDSVSGLVTWPVAMGDGEDGKEGMSRVVSHGVGEA from the coding sequence ATGAGTGAACTGGTCCAAATAAAGGCTTCACCGCAGCAGACGAATCTCGACACGCGCAAGCGGAAGGTGATGCTGCTGTTCCCGCCCGAGTGGGTGCCGACGGCGCCCTACCTCGCGCTGCCGTCCCTGACCTCGGTGTTGCGTCAGGCCGGCCACCAGGTCGTGCAGAAGGACGTGAACATCGAGATGTATGACCACTTCTTCAGCGTCGATTTCCTGATCTGGGCCAAGGCCAGGCAGGGGATGCAGCTGAAGGCGTTGGAGTCGGCGGAGACCTCCAGGGAACTGTCTGAACAAGAAGCGGCGCAGAAGGCCTGCCTGGAACATTTCGCACATGTGGAAGTCTTCGACCTGGCCGAGCGGGCCGAGCGGGCCAAGGGCATTGTGCGAGGACAGGCCTTCTACGAGGCGGACCAGCTCGAGTGGGCGCTGAATACCTTCCGCGAGGTGATGCAGTATATTTCCGCCGCCTATTTCCCGGCCTCGTTGGTCTTCTATCCGATGGAGAGCAACCTCGGGTACCGGCCCGGTGTCTCCCAGGAAGTGTTCGCCTGTTTGGAAGACGAGCAAGTGAACGTCTACCGCGACATTTGCAACCAGCTCGTGTTGCCGGCCGTGGCGAAGGAAAAGCCTGAAGTGATCGGCATGTCGATCGGCACGCAGATGCAGCTCATGGCGGGCCTGACGTTCTGCAGGATGATCAAGGAGAGCTTCCCGCATATCCATGTGGTGGTGGGCGGCAACGTGATCACCAGATTGCAGGAAGAACTGCCGAAGCATGAACGGTTCTTCACCGAAGTGTTCGATAGCGCGATTCTGTATGAAGGCGAGCATGCGTTGCTCTGGCTGATCGAGGCGTTGAACGGCGACCGGACGATGAACCAGGTGCCGAACCTCATGCACCGGGACGAAACCGGCGTGCATCTGAACCCTGAGGTCTACACCGAGAAGACCCAGGCGCTGCCGCTCCCGGATTTCGACGGGTTGCCGCTGGATCACTACTTCGTGCCGGAACGGATCATTCCCTACCTCGCGACGCGTGGCTGCTACTGGGGCCGCTGCACGTTTTGCGACCACGGGCAGGGCTACTTCGATCAATATCGCGGCATGCCGGCCCACCATGTGGTGGAGCAGATCGTGGCGCTGCGCGACAAGTACAACTGCCGGCATTTCCTCTTCTCCGACGAGTCCTATCCGCCGGCGTTGTTCAAGAAGGTCTCGCAGATGCTCGTGGACCAGAACGTCGGCATCAAATGGACGACCCTGATCCGCTTCGAGGAGACCTTACAGGATCAGGCCATCTGGGATCTGGCGGCCAAGGCCGGCTGCTGCACGTTGTACTACGGCATGGAGTCGGCGAACGAGCGCGTGCTGAATCTCATGGACAAACATGCGCGGAAGAGCGTGATCCAGAACAATCTGCATCAGGCGGCCAAGGCGGGGATCTGGAACCACGTGATGGCGTTCTACGGGTTCCCCGGCGAGACGCGCGATGAGGCGCTGGAGACGCGGCAGTTCGTCATCGACAATCAGCCGGTCATCCATTCGGTCGAGCTGTTTTATTTCGTGGCCTACCGCCACACGCCGATGGTGCGCAATCCGGAAAAATTCGGCATCACGATCCATAAGCAGGAGGAGTACGACCTGCCGCTGGATTACTACTATACGCTGAACGAGCCGGTCGGGATTTCCTGTCTGGACGCGATGCAGCTCTGCGAAGAGTTCTACAAGAACGACTTCCATCCCTGGGCGGTGCGGGTCAATGCCCGCGAGCATGTCTTCCTCTACATCTCCAAGTACGGCACGAACAAACTGCCGCAGATCTATGCGGCGACGAAGGTCGGTGCCTCCGACAGCGTGTCGGGTCTCGTGACCTGGCCGGTCGCGATGGGGGACGGGGAGGATGGGAAGGAGGGGATGAGCCGCGTGGTCAGCCACGGTGTGGGAGAAGCGTAA
- a CDS encoding MogA/MoaB family molybdenum cofactor biosynthesis protein: MSTPSHKEHKHHAPRSIGCMVITCSDTRTPETDTSGQLIHKLLKEQGHSVAAYHLVKDEPAQIKDRIAEGLANGAVQAIIINGGTGISRRDSTFEAVDAMLEKRLDGFGEVFRYLTYQEIGSPAIMSRATAGIIKGRVLFSTPGSENAVRLAMEKLILPELGHLVKELSK; encoded by the coding sequence ATGAGCACGCCAAGTCACAAAGAACACAAACACCACGCCCCTCGCTCCATCGGCTGCATGGTCATCACCTGCAGCGACACGCGCACGCCTGAAACCGACACGAGCGGGCAGCTGATCCACAAACTGCTTAAGGAACAGGGTCACAGCGTCGCGGCCTATCACCTGGTAAAGGACGAACCGGCGCAGATCAAGGACCGGATTGCCGAAGGGTTGGCGAACGGCGCGGTGCAGGCCATCATCATCAACGGCGGCACCGGGATCTCGCGGCGGGATTCCACGTTTGAAGCAGTCGATGCGATGTTGGAAAAACGGCTGGACGGATTCGGCGAAGTCTTCCGCTACCTGACCTATCAGGAAATCGGCTCACCGGCCATCATGAGCCGCGCCACCGCCGGCATCATCAAGGGCCGCGTCCTCTTCTCCACTCCAGGCTCGGAAAACGCCGTCCGCCTCGCGATGGAAAAACTCATCCTCCCCGAACTCGGTCACCTCGTCAAAGAACTGAGCAAGTAA
- a CDS encoding MTH1187 family thiamine-binding protein, which produces MVLLEFSMSPLGKGESVGKYVSRSLDIIDKSGVDYRLNPMGTVLEGEWDEVFAVVKKCYERMRKDCGRISCTIKVDARKGAKGRLGSKVASVEKRLKRKLKV; this is translated from the coding sequence ATGGTATTACTGGAATTCAGCATGTCGCCGTTGGGAAAGGGTGAAAGTGTCGGGAAGTATGTGTCCCGTTCGTTGGACATCATCGACAAGAGCGGGGTCGATTACCGGCTCAACCCGATGGGGACGGTACTCGAAGGCGAATGGGACGAAGTGTTCGCCGTCGTGAAGAAGTGTTATGAGCGGATGCGGAAGGACTGCGGCCGCATCTCCTGCACGATCAAGGTGGATGCGCGCAAAGGCGCCAAGGGTCGGCTGGGGTCGAAAGTGGCGAGCGTCGAAAAGCGGCTGAAGCGGAAACTTAAAGTCTAG
- a CDS encoding Rieske (2Fe-2S) protein: MESPPQYVTIAKVGDIPPGTCRTVDVQGIFLALCNVEGTYRVVDNTCPHAGGPLGEGQLQGELLVCPWHGWRFNVRTGERQENPEIRVPVIEVRVLGEEIQVKVPLTL, encoded by the coding sequence ATGGAATCGCCGCCACAATACGTCACGATCGCAAAGGTAGGAGACATCCCGCCCGGGACTTGCCGAACGGTGGATGTACAGGGGATCTTCCTGGCTCTTTGTAACGTCGAAGGAACTTATCGAGTCGTCGACAACACCTGCCCGCACGCGGGGGGCCCCTTAGGCGAAGGGCAGTTGCAGGGGGAACTCCTGGTCTGTCCCTGGCACGGTTGGCGATTCAATGTGCGAACGGGCGAACGGCAGGAGAATCCGGAGATCCGCGTGCCGGTGATCGAGGTGCGAGTCTTAGGAGAAGAGATTCAGGTGAAGGTGCCGCTTACGTTGTAG
- a CDS encoding gamma-glutamylcyclotransferase, giving the protein MKFFFYADNLNPTQLKRRAPEHKFLFNAYLPDHSIQFCRWSTQWRCGLASVIPSPGEKVWGSVFEITDEDLKILDEFENDVPQGAYRHLPVTVITEDNEKILVTTHAANPIGKFKPKQHYLDWVMKGLKQWKLPQECIEQWGLYSPK; this is encoded by the coding sequence ATGAAATTTTTCTTCTACGCCGACAATTTGAACCCGACCCAACTCAAGCGTCGCGCCCCCGAACACAAGTTTCTGTTCAACGCCTATCTTCCGGACCACTCGATCCAGTTTTGCCGGTGGTCCACCCAGTGGCGTTGCGGACTCGCCAGCGTGATTCCCTCGCCGGGCGAGAAGGTCTGGGGCTCGGTCTTCGAGATCACCGACGAAGATTTGAAGATCCTCGACGAGTTCGAAAACGATGTGCCGCAGGGCGCCTATCGCCACCTGCCCGTCACGGTCATTACTGAGGACAACGAAAAGATCCTCGTCACGACCCATGCCGCCAACCCTATCGGGAAGTTCAAGCCCAAGCAGCACTACCTGGACTGGGTGATGAAGGGGCTCAAGCAGTGGAAGCTCCCCCAGGAATGCATCGAACAGTGGGGTTTGTACAGCCCGAAGTAA
- a CDS encoding DUF4403 family protein yields MGSRRFHACLLPLLSACVVLGLGMASETASAGQSAQPTPPPSGMAVHIPFSADAIGQYYEQVHDELSERRANGNEWITLGGGTGFLKYRLWPGDHEHSLSAASVRTQSVLPFGVEYAKKVKGTITKLATCGLESPATGAGRLSVSMETRFGYGRSYQLLPSTNIASVEPKGSCLMQERTVDATPLMLQVYRSELQQALPMADQKAKQALSLKAAMVEVWRDLHEPLLLDEAASLWLLVHPEAVGSGAVQPTPTTLTAGFGITAHPAVVRGAKPAVPLRPLPELGDGGAPDGFRVTFDAAIPMEEANQRLREAVVGQEWSLGVGMVRIADAKLYPAGEQAAVELVLRGLLPYTVVLKGTPEYDEAAGQILFKRFDYQIKERTGVTDFAEAYLHDTLRDLLAQHVTVPVRDELDAMRGQVEKGLNRPLKGGRLRGRVEELTLKSLAFHPEGLSASFKIAGELHYDVTASQATP; encoded by the coding sequence GCGGTCCACATTCCCTTTTCTGCCGATGCCATCGGACAGTATTACGAACAGGTCCACGATGAGCTGTCCGAACGACGGGCGAACGGAAACGAGTGGATCACGCTGGGCGGCGGCACCGGCTTTCTCAAATATCGTCTTTGGCCGGGCGATCACGAGCACTCGCTGTCCGCGGCCTCTGTACGCACACAATCGGTACTCCCGTTCGGGGTCGAATATGCCAAGAAGGTGAAGGGCACCATCACCAAACTGGCGACCTGCGGCCTCGAATCTCCCGCGACGGGAGCCGGTCGGTTGTCGGTCAGCATGGAAACCCGCTTCGGGTACGGCCGAAGCTACCAACTCCTTCCCTCCACCAATATCGCGTCCGTCGAACCGAAAGGCTCCTGCCTCATGCAGGAGCGGACCGTGGACGCCACGCCGCTGATGCTGCAGGTCTATCGCAGCGAGCTGCAGCAAGCATTGCCTATGGCCGACCAAAAGGCCAAACAGGCCCTCTCGCTGAAAGCAGCCATGGTCGAGGTGTGGCGGGATTTGCATGAACCACTGCTATTGGATGAAGCCGCCTCCCTCTGGCTCCTTGTGCATCCGGAAGCCGTCGGTTCCGGAGCGGTCCAGCCGACGCCCACGACCCTCACTGCCGGGTTCGGCATTACCGCCCATCCGGCCGTCGTACGTGGTGCCAAGCCGGCTGTTCCCCTACGTCCGCTGCCTGAACTCGGCGACGGCGGCGCACCCGATGGATTCCGAGTCACATTCGATGCCGCGATCCCAATGGAAGAAGCCAATCAGCGGTTGCGCGAGGCCGTGGTGGGACAAGAATGGTCGCTGGGGGTGGGAATGGTCCGAATCGCCGATGCGAAACTCTATCCGGCCGGTGAACAGGCCGCGGTAGAACTCGTGTTGCGCGGCTTGCTTCCCTACACGGTCGTGCTGAAGGGCACCCCCGAGTATGACGAGGCGGCGGGACAGATCCTCTTTAAGCGCTTCGACTATCAGATCAAGGAGCGGACCGGGGTTACGGACTTTGCCGAAGCCTATCTCCACGACACGCTGCGCGACCTGCTGGCGCAGCATGTCACAGTTCCAGTCCGAGATGAGTTGGACGCGATGCGGGGACAGGTTGAGAAGGGGTTGAACCGGCCGCTGAAAGGCGGGCGATTACGAGGCAGGGTGGAGGAACTGACCCTGAAGAGCCTGGCGTTTCATCCCGAGGGACTGTCCGCCTCGTTTAAGATCGCGGGGGAACTGCACTACGACGTCACGGCGAGCCAGGCAACCCCTTGA
- a CDS encoding zinc-binding dehydrogenase, which translates to MNAVVFHEHGGPGKLQYQSMPDPVVGADEVLVRVKACALNHLDIWIRQGSPAYPMPLPHVSGSDIAGIIEQVGSQVRDVAVGERVFVSPGVSCGRCEQCLAGEDNRCRSYGLIGAMCHGGYAELVKVPARNVFPIPGSLSFEQAAAFPLVSVTAWHMLFALAHVQVGETVLIMGAGSGVGHIAIQMAKLAGARVITSVGSDDKIAKAKAIGADEVIHHGREQVNHRVRELTQKRGVDVVLEHIGPEVWAQCIDSLAKGGRLVTCGATTGAEVKLDLRYVYSRQLTIKGSYMGTRAELLKAAKLVGDGKLKPVIDRAFPLQEAKAAQEYLLNRQFFGKIVLVC; encoded by the coding sequence ATGAACGCTGTTGTGTTTCACGAACATGGTGGACCGGGGAAGTTGCAGTATCAGAGTATGCCGGACCCGGTCGTGGGGGCGGATGAGGTGCTGGTGCGGGTGAAGGCCTGCGCCCTCAATCACCTCGATATTTGGATCAGGCAGGGGAGCCCGGCCTATCCGATGCCGTTGCCGCATGTGTCGGGATCCGATATCGCCGGGATCATCGAGCAAGTGGGTTCACAGGTGCGGGACGTCGCGGTGGGCGAGCGGGTGTTTGTGTCGCCCGGTGTGAGTTGCGGCCGCTGCGAACAATGTCTGGCCGGGGAGGACAACCGTTGCCGCTCCTATGGTTTGATCGGCGCGATGTGTCACGGCGGCTATGCCGAATTGGTCAAGGTGCCGGCGCGCAACGTATTTCCGATTCCCGGTTCGCTGAGCTTCGAGCAGGCGGCTGCCTTTCCCCTGGTGTCGGTGACGGCCTGGCACATGCTGTTTGCCCTGGCCCACGTGCAAGTCGGTGAGACGGTGTTGATCATGGGAGCGGGAAGCGGGGTCGGCCACATTGCGATTCAGATGGCAAAGCTGGCCGGTGCCCGGGTCATCACGAGCGTGGGCAGCGACGACAAGATTGCCAAGGCCAAGGCGATCGGGGCGGACGAGGTGATTCATCATGGGCGGGAGCAGGTGAACCACCGGGTGCGCGAGTTGACGCAGAAGCGCGGCGTCGATGTCGTGCTGGAACATATCGGTCCGGAGGTCTGGGCACAATGCATCGATTCGCTGGCGAAGGGCGGGCGGCTGGTCACCTGTGGTGCCACGACCGGAGCGGAGGTGAAGTTGGATCTCCGGTACGTGTACTCTCGACAGCTCACGATCAAGGGATCGTACATGGGAACCAGAGCGGAGCTGCTCAAGGCGGCCAAATTGGTCGGAGATGGCAAGTTGAAGCCTGTCATCGATCGCGCGTTTCCGCTGCAGGAAGCGAAAGCGGCGCAAGAGTATCTCCTTAATAGACAGTTTTTTGGTAAGATCGTGCTAGTCTGTTGA
- a CDS encoding HNH endonuclease: MEMTLLLNSTYEPLRVLHWQKAITLLWQGKVEVLEVYDREVHGISISIKLPSVMRLLKLVKLKDSHRAVKFSRINIFTRDGYSCQYCNHKFRTEELTFDHVVPIAKGGRKTWENIVTACWRCNNRKSGRTPDEANMRLIKKPVKPRWSPTVTITIGIRNTPESWRDYLYWNMELDADPSGP, encoded by the coding sequence ATGGAAATGACCTTGTTGCTCAACTCGACCTATGAACCGCTGCGCGTCCTCCACTGGCAGAAGGCGATCACGCTGCTCTGGCAGGGGAAAGTCGAAGTTCTCGAAGTCTACGATCGCGAAGTCCACGGCATTTCGATTTCCATCAAACTTCCGTCCGTTATGCGGTTGCTCAAGCTGGTCAAGCTGAAGGACAGCCACCGCGCCGTCAAGTTTTCGCGCATCAACATCTTTACCCGTGACGGCTATAGCTGCCAATACTGCAATCACAAGTTCCGCACGGAAGAGTTGACCTTCGACCACGTCGTGCCGATCGCCAAGGGCGGCCGCAAGACCTGGGAGAACATCGTGACGGCCTGCTGGCGCTGCAACAACCGGAAGAGCGGGCGGACGCCCGACGAAGCCAACATGCGGTTGATCAAGAAACCCGTGAAGCCGCGCTGGAGCCCCACGGTCACGATTACGATCGGCATCCGGAATACGCCGGAAAGCTGGCGTGACTATTTGTACTGGAACATGGAGCTCGACGCGGACCCCTCCGGCCCCTAA
- a CDS encoding CBS domain-containing protein, giving the protein MPMVSQIMTKNPKSVGPATSIRSAAKTMRTAKVSSLLIKKGKAHIGIITDTDLVRKALGTDKNVAKMTVEDIMTTPLCSIESDSTVDEAQDMMGDLNVRHLAVTKNGSVVGMVSVRDLLAHYKRYAQSKISTEVKYSEPKISQD; this is encoded by the coding sequence ATGCCGATGGTTTCGCAGATCATGACGAAGAATCCCAAAAGCGTGGGGCCCGCCACCTCGATCCGGAGCGCAGCCAAGACGATGCGTACCGCGAAGGTCAGCTCGCTGTTGATCAAGAAGGGCAAGGCGCATATCGGCATCATCACCGATACCGACTTGGTCCGCAAAGCGCTCGGCACCGATAAGAACGTCGCGAAGATGACGGTGGAAGACATCATGACCACGCCGCTCTGCTCCATCGAAAGCGACAGCACCGTCGACGAAGCGCAGGACATGATGGGCGATCTCAACGTGCGGCATCTGGCCGTGACCAAGAACGGCAGCGTCGTCGGCATGGTTTCCGTTCGCGACCTCTTGGCGCACTACAAGCGCTATGCGCAGTCGAAGATTTCGACGGAGGTAAAGTATTCCGAACCAAAAATCAGCCAGGATTGA
- a CDS encoding bifunctional precorrin-2 dehydrogenase/sirohydrochlorin ferrochelatase, whose amino-acid sequence MAANPGFQISLDVRGWPVVVIGGDEEAAEKTQRLLESGAKVTVISPSLIEPLRRLAASAKIIHRGRHFRATDVESAILVLNALRGDREMGQALIAMAREQKFLLWSVDMPEYSNVVMPAVVNCGHLRVAISTSGQAPALSGFMKEDMERIFDAEFAAFIDWLSQLREQAKKNEPDAEKRRALLREALDGFRLLGKVQYPKVWLDQRAGVAAGEKRES is encoded by the coding sequence ATGGCTGCTAATCCAGGATTTCAGATCTCGCTCGACGTACGCGGATGGCCGGTAGTGGTGATCGGTGGCGATGAAGAAGCCGCCGAGAAAACGCAGCGGCTGCTTGAATCGGGCGCCAAGGTGACGGTCATCAGCCCTTCGCTCATCGAACCGCTGCGGCGGCTGGCGGCCTCCGCCAAGATCATCCATCGGGGCCGGCATTTCCGTGCGACCGACGTCGAAAGTGCGATTCTGGTGTTGAACGCCCTGCGAGGGGATCGTGAGATGGGCCAGGCGTTGATCGCGATGGCCCGAGAACAGAAGTTCCTGCTCTGGTCGGTCGACATGCCGGAATATTCCAACGTCGTCATGCCGGCGGTCGTGAACTGCGGGCATCTCCGCGTGGCGATCAGCACGAGCGGACAGGCGCCGGCATTGTCCGGGTTCATGAAGGAAGATATGGAGCGGATCTTCGACGCCGAGTTTGCGGCGTTCATCGATTGGCTCAGTCAGTTGCGGGAGCAGGCGAAGAAGAACGAACCGGACGCCGAGAAGCGGCGCGCGCTGCTGCGCGAGGCGTTGGACGGGTTCCGTCTGCTGGGCAAGGTGCAATATCCGAAAGTCTGGCTCGATCAGCGGGCCGGCGTGGCAGCGGGGGAGAAGCGCGAATCCTAA
- a CDS encoding (2Fe-2S) ferredoxin domain-containing protein produces MPKPKYHILVCTNARPPGHPKPSCGGQGSAQLLMAFNMGLMQRGIMPGEVLVTGSSCLGPCEQGPTVVVYPDNTWYSKVTEADVATILDEHIKGGKPAAKLNPDGVWK; encoded by the coding sequence ATGCCGAAGCCGAAATATCATATCCTCGTCTGCACCAACGCCCGTCCCCCCGGCCATCCGAAGCCCTCTTGCGGCGGCCAGGGATCGGCACAGCTCCTCATGGCCTTCAACATGGGTCTGATGCAGCGCGGTATCATGCCCGGTGAAGTGTTGGTCACAGGCTCCTCCTGCCTCGGCCCCTGCGAACAGGGACCGACGGTGGTCGTCTACCCGGACAATACCTGGTACTCGAAGGTCACGGAAGCCGATGTCGCCACCATCCTCGATGAACACATCAAGGGCGGTAAGCCGGCAGCGAAGCTCAATCCGGACGGAGTCTGGAAGTAG
- a CDS encoding PhzF family phenazine biosynthesis protein, whose translation MGGKRTLQFYQADVFTNQPFGGNPVAVFPDADGLSDDELQQIAREMNLSETVFVFPPTDPAAVVKIRIFTPTQEIPFAGHPVIGTFFVLGTLKRVNLLEPITRLLQECNLGLFPVEVHSHKGEIDRVVMSQPAPQFLDVVEMPEDLFHIARALGINKSLITETHFPVQVVSTGLPVMIVPVRTLTAVRQIVPDVSAVAELCQRFGANGMMVFTTMTVEQSSHVHTRMFAPLIGIVEDPATGSASGALGAYLVQHGAVDVGEISDITSEQGYEIERPSRIFIRVMSEDDAIQGVTVGGQAVMLVEGSLSF comes from the coding sequence ATGGGCGGCAAGCGGACTCTGCAGTTTTATCAAGCGGACGTATTCACCAATCAACCGTTCGGCGGCAATCCGGTGGCGGTCTTTCCCGACGCCGATGGCCTCTCCGACGACGAGCTTCAGCAAATCGCCAGGGAGATGAATCTCTCTGAAACCGTGTTCGTCTTCCCGCCTACCGATCCCGCGGCCGTGGTCAAGATCCGCATTTTCACGCCGACGCAGGAAATTCCCTTCGCGGGGCATCCGGTCATCGGCACCTTCTTCGTGCTCGGGACTTTGAAGCGCGTGAACCTGCTTGAGCCGATCACGCGGCTGCTGCAGGAGTGCAATTTGGGCCTGTTTCCCGTGGAGGTCCATTCGCACAAGGGCGAGATCGACCGGGTGGTGATGTCGCAGCCGGCCCCGCAGTTTCTCGACGTGGTGGAGATGCCGGAGGACCTGTTCCACATCGCGCGCGCGCTCGGCATCAACAAGTCGCTCATCACGGAGACCCATTTCCCGGTGCAGGTCGTTTCGACCGGCTTGCCGGTGATGATCGTGCCGGTGCGGACGCTCACGGCGGTGAGGCAGATCGTCCCGGACGTGTCGGCCGTGGCCGAACTCTGCCAGCGCTTCGGGGCGAACGGCATGATGGTGTTCACGACGATGACGGTGGAGCAATCCTCGCACGTCCATACGCGGATGTTCGCGCCGCTGATCGGGATCGTGGAAGACCCCGCGACCGGGAGCGCGAGCGGGGCGCTCGGCGCCTACTTGGTGCAACATGGTGCGGTGGACGTGGGAGAAATCAGCGACATTACCTCCGAGCAGGGGTACGAGATCGAGCGGCCGTCGCGCATCTTCATCCGCGTGATGTCCGAGGACGATGCGATACAGGGAGTGACGGTGGGAGGGCAGGCGGTTATGCTCGTCGAGGGGAGTTTGTCGTTTTGA